Proteins from one Bradyrhizobium amphicarpaeae genomic window:
- a CDS encoding alpha/beta fold hydrolase has protein sequence MINPHRFSIGPAGAEIAMLQWGESGRPPVLLVHGTGFVAAVWDEVARELASSFTVYALDRRGHGASHKPGAYHFLDYTEDVCRVIGALELNDVYGIGHSAGATDLLLAAKLLPGRFTRLFVMEPTVMDPRAARAGALNDESVVCVQGTLRRRAEFESADAVFARYRAAPSFADWTETSLQAYVRYGFTTLDDGRVRLCCTPEIESAILRPIYEAMEQVYVGDARGNPFAGLAEIDCPVRVTTAAKSGPIYWEMAARAVALIPRVSTLVFEDAGHCVAQELPTAVVKAVREFAE, from the coding sequence ATGATCAACCCGCACCGCTTTTCCATCGGCCCCGCCGGCGCAGAGATCGCCATGCTGCAATGGGGCGAGAGCGGCAGGCCGCCTGTCCTGCTCGTGCATGGCACCGGCTTCGTCGCCGCGGTCTGGGACGAAGTCGCGCGCGAGCTTGCATCGAGCTTCACCGTCTATGCGCTCGATCGCCGCGGCCATGGCGCGAGTCACAAGCCCGGCGCCTATCACTTCCTGGACTACACCGAGGATGTCTGCCGGGTGATCGGTGCGCTCGAGCTGAATGACGTCTACGGGATCGGCCACAGCGCCGGCGCGACGGACCTGCTGCTCGCGGCGAAACTCCTGCCCGGACGCTTCACACGGCTGTTCGTGATGGAGCCGACCGTGATGGACCCACGCGCGGCGCGCGCCGGGGCATTGAACGACGAATCCGTCGTCTGTGTCCAAGGCACCTTGCGCCGGCGCGCTGAGTTCGAGAGTGCCGACGCCGTGTTCGCGCGCTACCGCGCCGCGCCGTCCTTTGCGGATTGGACCGAGACCTCACTGCAGGCGTATGTGCGCTATGGCTTCACGACGCTTGACGATGGCCGGGTACGGCTTTGCTGCACGCCGGAGATCGAGTCGGCGATCCTGCGTCCGATCTACGAAGCGATGGAGCAGGTTTACGTCGGCGACGCCCGCGGCAATCCGTTTGCAGGGCTCGCCGAGATCGACTGTCCCGTGCGCGTCACGACCGCCGCAAAGTCAGGCCCGATCTATTGGGAGATGGCGGCGCGCGCGGTCGCGCTGATTCCGCGGGTCAGCACACTCGTCTTCGAAGACGCCGGGCACTGCGTGGCGCAGGAACTGCCGACGGCCGTGGTGAAAGCTGTGCGGGAATTCGCGGAATAG
- a CDS encoding anti-sigma factor family protein — MTCDEARIMLHALLDGELDAGHAREVEAHIASCPACAAEFATQREMQRVLADTNLRYTAPASLRDRIEASLPEPQRQQPTRRSVLRGFAMGSAVSALAATGIVAVVLRQDDQQRILSEVVSAHLRSLQAGHLIDVVSTDQHTVKPWFNGKLDVAPPVIDLTAQGFTLVGGRLDYIDARAIGAVVYKRRQHVINLFVAQTSSTEHRPPKTQTMQGFNCRRWGERGLNFWAVSDIGADELAEFVDKFEAAMKANVEG; from the coding sequence ATGACCTGCGACGAAGCAAGGATCATGCTTCACGCGCTGCTCGACGGCGAGCTCGACGCCGGCCATGCGCGCGAGGTCGAAGCTCATATCGCAAGCTGCCCGGCCTGCGCGGCGGAGTTTGCCACACAGCGGGAGATGCAGCGCGTGCTCGCCGACACCAATCTGCGTTACACCGCGCCCGCCAGCCTGCGCGACCGGATCGAGGCGTCATTGCCGGAGCCGCAGCGCCAGCAGCCGACCCGCCGCTCCGTGCTGCGCGGCTTTGCGATGGGCTCGGCGGTCTCGGCTCTCGCCGCAACCGGAATCGTCGCCGTGGTGCTGCGCCAGGACGACCAGCAGCGTATCCTCTCGGAAGTCGTCTCGGCGCACCTGCGCTCGCTCCAGGCCGGCCATCTCATCGACGTGGTCTCGACCGACCAGCACACGGTGAAACCGTGGTTCAACGGCAAGCTCGATGTCGCCCCGCCCGTGATCGACCTGACTGCACAAGGTTTTACGCTGGTCGGCGGCCGGCTCGACTATATCGACGCCCGCGCCATCGGCGCGGTGGTCTACAAGCGCCGGCAGCACGTGATCAATTTGTTCGTGGCCCAGACATCGAGCACTGAGCATCGGCCGCCGAAAACGCAGACCATGCAGGGCTTCAACTGCCGCCGCTGGGGCGAGCGCGGCCTGAACTTCTGGGCCGTCAGCGACATCGGTGCCGACGAGCTCGCCGAATTCGTCGACAAGTTCGAGGCGGCGATGAAGGCGAATGTGGAGGGGTAG
- a CDS encoding MMPL family transporter, which produces MLQSVVVAIVRACTRFASLVVVLGLLLAVGAGYYAAHHFAINTDINSLISQNLDWRKRDQQFDKAFDQNETILAVVEARTPEMTSAAADALYARLKDDKTNFQSLQQLGSGEFFEKNGLLFLPTEEVGKITSEFESAAPLIEIMAGDPSIRGLTGALETGLAGVKRGQVKLDNTARPFNLIAQTVETVLNKGNASFSWRELVSDEPLKDSDKRAFIEFKPILDYNALEPGKDATNAIRKAAADLDFATKYQAQVRLTGPVPIANEEYATVQEGAVVNGIGTVLVVLLILWLALHSAKIIFAVFVNLFVGLALTTAAGLMMVGSFNLLSIAFAVLFVGLGVDFGIQYSVRYRSERYKHNDLTGALVLAAKRSAVPLSLAAMATAAGFLCFMPTDYKGIAELGQIAGVGMLVAFLSSITILPAMLKLLNPPGEKEPVGYAFLAPVDHFLEKHRVLVVGGTLLLAVAGLPLLYFMKFDFNPMNLRNPKAESIATFLDLRKDPNTGANAINVMTTSEEQAKQIEAKLEKVPEVLRVMSLNSFVPEDQPPKLKLLAQGAKVLNPALNPDQIDAAPTDKENVESLKSSVDNLRRTAGEAKGPGAIASRRLADALEKLANGDEATRNKAQDVFVTPMKIVFDQLRNAMQAGPVTLASLPPDLVSGWKSKDGIIRVEALPKGDPNDNDTLRKFAAAVLVAEPTAIGGPVSILKSGDTVVRAFIHAGIYALLVIGLLLWITLRRFVDVLMTLVPLLVAGAVTLEICVLVGLPLNFANIVAFPLLLGVGVAFKIYYVVAWRSGRTNLLQTSLTRAIFFSALTTATAFGSLWLSSHPGTSSMGKLLALSLVTTLAAVLLFQPALMGKPRNLRE; this is translated from the coding sequence GTGCTGCAAAGCGTCGTCGTTGCCATCGTCAGGGCCTGCACCCGGTTTGCCTCCCTCGTCGTCGTTCTCGGGCTCCTGCTGGCGGTGGGGGCTGGCTATTACGCTGCGCACCATTTCGCCATCAACACCGACATCAACTCGCTGATTTCCCAGAATCTCGACTGGCGCAAGCGCGACCAGCAGTTCGACAAGGCGTTCGATCAAAACGAAACGATCCTCGCTGTGGTCGAGGCCCGGACCCCGGAGATGACGAGTGCGGCGGCGGACGCGCTCTATGCCCGGCTGAAGGACGACAAGACCAATTTCCAGTCCCTGCAGCAACTCGGCAGCGGCGAGTTCTTCGAGAAGAACGGACTGTTGTTCCTGCCGACCGAAGAGGTCGGCAAGATCACCAGCGAGTTCGAATCCGCAGCGCCCCTGATCGAGATCATGGCCGGCGATCCCTCGATCCGCGGCCTGACCGGCGCGCTGGAGACCGGACTTGCCGGCGTCAAGCGCGGCCAGGTCAAGCTCGACAACACCGCGCGTCCGTTCAACCTGATCGCGCAGACGGTCGAGACCGTGCTCAACAAGGGCAATGCAAGCTTCTCCTGGCGCGAACTCGTCAGCGACGAGCCGCTGAAGGATTCCGACAAGCGCGCCTTCATCGAGTTCAAGCCGATCCTCGACTACAACGCGCTGGAGCCCGGCAAGGATGCCACCAACGCGATCCGCAAGGCCGCAGCCGATCTGGATTTCGCGACCAAGTACCAGGCGCAGGTGCGGCTGACCGGTCCTGTCCCGATCGCCAACGAGGAATACGCCACGGTCCAGGAGGGCGCCGTCGTCAACGGCATCGGCACCGTCCTCGTCGTGCTGCTCATCCTGTGGCTGGCGCTGCATTCGGCGAAGATCATCTTCGCGGTGTTCGTCAATCTCTTCGTCGGCCTCGCGCTGACGACCGCGGCCGGCCTGATGATGGTCGGATCGTTCAATCTGCTGTCGATCGCGTTTGCGGTGCTGTTCGTCGGCCTCGGCGTCGATTTCGGCATCCAGTACAGCGTCCGCTACCGCTCGGAGCGCTACAAGCACAACGATCTCACGGGCGCGCTCGTGCTGGCGGCAAAGCGCTCGGCGGTGCCGCTGTCGCTCGCGGCGATGGCGACCGCGGCCGGCTTCCTCTGCTTCATGCCGACCGACTACAAGGGCATCGCAGAGCTCGGCCAGATCGCCGGCGTCGGCATGCTGGTGGCGTTCCTCTCCTCGATCACCATTCTGCCGGCCATGCTGAAGCTGCTCAACCCGCCCGGCGAAAAGGAGCCGGTCGGCTACGCCTTCCTGGCGCCGGTCGATCACTTTCTGGAGAAGCATCGCGTGCTGGTCGTGGGCGGCACGCTGCTGCTGGCAGTCGCCGGCCTGCCGCTGCTTTATTTCATGAAGTTCGACTTCAATCCGATGAACCTGCGCAACCCGAAGGCCGAATCGATCGCGACCTTCCTCGACCTGCGCAAGGACCCCAACACCGGCGCCAATGCCATCAACGTGATGACCACGTCCGAAGAGCAGGCAAAGCAGATCGAGGCCAAGCTGGAGAAGGTGCCTGAGGTGTTGCGGGTGATGTCGCTCAACAGCTTCGTGCCCGAGGACCAGCCGCCGAAGCTGAAGCTGCTGGCGCAGGGCGCCAAGGTGCTGAACCCCGCACTCAACCCCGATCAGATCGATGCGGCGCCGACCGACAAGGAAAACGTCGAATCGCTGAAATCCTCGGTCGACAATCTGCGCCGGACCGCGGGCGAGGCGAAGGGGCCGGGTGCGATTGCCTCGCGCCGTCTGGCGGACGCGCTCGAAAAGCTCGCCAATGGCGACGAGGCCACGCGCAACAAGGCGCAGGACGTGTTCGTCACGCCGATGAAGATCGTGTTCGACCAGCTCAGGAACGCGATGCAGGCCGGGCCCGTCACTCTCGCCTCACTGCCGCCGGACCTCGTCAGCGGCTGGAAGAGCAAGGACGGCATCATCCGCGTCGAGGCGCTGCCCAAGGGCGATCCCAACGACAACGACACGCTGCGCAAATTTGCGGCGGCGGTGCTCGTTGCCGAGCCGACCGCGATCGGCGGGCCGGTTTCGATCCTGAAATCCGGCGACACCGTGGTGCGGGCGTTCATCCATGCCGGCATCTACGCGCTGCTGGTGATCGGGCTCTTGCTGTGGATCACCTTGCGCCGCTTCGTCGACGTGCTGATGACGCTGGTGCCGCTCCTGGTCGCCGGCGCGGTGACGCTCGAAATCTGCGTGTTGGTCGGCCTGCCGCTCAACTTCGCCAATATCGTCGCGTTCCCGCTGCTGCTCGGCGTCGGCGTCGCCTTCAAGATCTATTATGTCGTGGCCTGGCGCTCGGGCAGGACGAACCTGCTCCAGACCAGCCTGACGCGCGCGATCTTCTTCAGCGCGCTGACGACGGCGACCGCGTTCGGCAGCCTGTGGCTGTCGAGCCATCCAGGCACGTCCAGCATGGGCAAGCTGCTGGCACTCTCGCTGGTGACGACGCTCGCCGCCGTGCTGCTGTTTCAGCCGGCCCTAATGGGCAAACCCCGCAATCTCAGGGAGTAG
- a CDS encoding sigma-70 family RNA polymerase sigma factor, producing MPATSDHPDKARRFREAALPYLDDVYTLARYLLRDASDAEDAVQECYLRALKHFDSYRGPAMKPWLFAILRNVCNAEYARRAHRPSALEDTPNAAEQTPIWQESEASPETEVLRNRDAGAIRKLIDALAEPFKETFVLREINNLSYREIADAVGAPIGTVMSRLARARAMLRAAWTAEEEHSR from the coding sequence ATGCCAGCGACAAGCGACCATCCAGACAAGGCGCGGCGTTTTCGCGAGGCGGCGCTGCCCTATCTCGACGATGTCTACACGCTCGCGCGCTATCTGCTGCGCGACGCCTCCGACGCGGAAGATGCGGTGCAGGAGTGCTATCTGCGCGCGCTGAAGCATTTCGACAGCTATCGCGGCCCGGCCATGAAGCCCTGGCTGTTCGCTATCCTGCGCAACGTCTGCAACGCCGAATACGCGCGGCGCGCACACAGGCCAAGCGCACTCGAGGATACGCCCAATGCCGCCGAGCAGACGCCGATTTGGCAGGAGAGCGAGGCGAGCCCGGAGACCGAGGTGCTGCGCAACCGCGATGCCGGCGCCATCCGCAAACTGATCGACGCGCTGGCGGAACCGTTCAAGGAAACCTTCGTGCTGCGAGAGATCAACAACCTGTCCTATCGTGAAATCGCAGACGCCGTCGGCGCGCCCATCGGCACCGTGATGTCCCGCCTCGCCCGTGCCCGCGCCATGTTGCGCGCGGCATGGACGGCGGAAGAGGAGCACTCCAGATGA
- a CDS encoding DUF2147 domain-containing protein produces the protein MRLALYTGLILAGGFTCLTPALAADPTGDWRVADGVANIRVAQCNGSMWGAVSWEKQPGGRDENNPDASKKTRPTLGMVTLIDMKKKPGAEQWEGQVYNAKDGQLYSATITPAGTDQLEIKGCVMGFLCGGETWTRVGPPIPSSPANAMAKGAPKSTGAAPKAATGTTVAAAPAPAAPKAGGAAKPGQKGTADPVGDICLLPEIAGFAH, from the coding sequence ATGCGTTTAGCCCTTTATACCGGACTAATACTGGCTGGCGGTTTCACCTGCCTGACCCCGGCGCTCGCCGCCGATCCCACCGGCGACTGGCGGGTTGCCGACGGCGTCGCCAACATTCGCGTCGCCCAATGCAATGGCAGCATGTGGGGCGCCGTTTCCTGGGAAAAGCAGCCCGGCGGCCGCGACGAGAACAATCCGGATGCCTCGAAGAAGACCAGGCCCACGCTGGGCATGGTGACCCTGATCGACATGAAGAAGAAGCCCGGCGCCGAGCAGTGGGAAGGGCAGGTCTACAACGCCAAGGACGGCCAGCTCTACAGCGCGACCATCACGCCTGCCGGCACCGACCAGCTCGAAATCAAGGGCTGCGTGATGGGCTTCCTCTGCGGCGGCGAGACCTGGACCCGGGTCGGCCCGCCGATCCCCTCGAGCCCCGCCAACGCCATGGCCAAGGGCGCGCCCAAATCCACCGGCGCGGCGCCGAAGGCCGCAACAGGCACGACCGTTGCCGCCGCGCCTGCGCCCGCAGCCCCGAAGGCCGGCGGCGCGGCCAAGCCCGGTCAGAAGGGCACGGCCGACCCGGTCGGCGACATCTGCCTACTCCCTGAGATTGCGGGGTTTGCCCATTAG
- a CDS encoding GMC family oxidoreductase encodes MPRRLEGEFDYIVVGAGTAGCIVANRLSADPGKRVLILEAGGDDNWIWFHIPVGYLFAIGNPRSDWMFKTEAEPGLNGRSLAYPRGKVIGGCSAINAMISMRGQAADYDHWRQLGMTGWGYEDVLPLFRRLEDHFLGASEHHGAGGGWRIEAPRLSWDVLDAVGDAAEQMGIKRIPDFNTGDNEGTSYFHVNQKRGRRWSSARGFLKPALRRPNLRLEKHVLVDRLIIEQGHAVGVRFIQNGEIIEARAKREVVLSAGSIGSVQVLHRSGIGPADWLSPLGIDIVMDKPGVGRNLQDHLQQRAIYKVEGVRTLNETYYNLFRRGLMGLDYAFRRRGPLTMAPSQLGIFTRSDATRARANIQFHVQPLSLDKFGDPLHRFPAITVSACNLQPTSRGTVRLRSASPDEKPIIAPNYLSTDDDRQVGADAIRTTRRLMQQKALAKYRPSEYLPGPTVGDDDASLAKAAGDIGTTIFHPVGTAKMGAVSDPMAVVDERLRFYGLGGLRVVDASIMPTITSGNTNTPTAMIAEKGATMILEDAK; translated from the coding sequence ATGCCGAGGCGGCTCGAAGGTGAATTTGACTACATCGTGGTGGGGGCAGGTACGGCGGGCTGCATCGTCGCCAATCGCCTGTCGGCCGATCCCGGCAAGCGCGTGCTCATCCTCGAGGCCGGCGGCGACGACAACTGGATCTGGTTCCACATCCCCGTCGGCTATCTTTTCGCCATCGGCAATCCGCGCTCGGACTGGATGTTCAAGACCGAGGCCGAGCCCGGCCTGAACGGCCGTTCGCTGGCCTATCCCCGCGGCAAGGTGATCGGCGGCTGCTCGGCGATCAACGCCATGATCTCGATGCGCGGCCAGGCCGCCGACTATGATCACTGGCGCCAGCTCGGCATGACCGGCTGGGGCTATGAGGATGTGCTGCCGCTGTTCAGGCGGCTCGAGGATCACTTCCTGGGGGCGAGCGAGCATCACGGCGCCGGGGGCGGCTGGCGTATCGAGGCGCCGCGGCTGTCATGGGACGTTCTCGATGCGGTCGGCGATGCCGCCGAGCAGATGGGGATCAAGCGCATCCCGGATTTCAACACCGGCGACAACGAAGGCACCAGCTATTTCCACGTCAACCAGAAGCGCGGCCGACGCTGGTCCTCGGCGCGCGGCTTCCTCAAGCCCGCCCTCAGGCGCCCCAATTTGCGGCTCGAGAAGCATGTGCTGGTCGACCGCCTGATCATCGAGCAGGGCCACGCCGTCGGCGTGCGCTTCATCCAGAACGGCGAGATCATCGAAGCGCGTGCGAAACGCGAAGTGGTGCTCTCGGCAGGCTCCATCGGCTCGGTGCAGGTGCTGCATCGCTCCGGCATTGGACCTGCCGATTGGCTGTCGCCGCTCGGCATCGACATCGTCATGGACAAGCCCGGGGTCGGCCGCAATCTGCAGGACCACCTGCAGCAGCGGGCGATCTACAAGGTCGAGGGCGTGCGCACGCTGAACGAGACCTATTACAATCTGTTCCGCCGCGGCCTGATGGGGCTCGACTACGCCTTCCGCCGCCGCGGTCCGCTGACGATGGCACCGTCGCAGCTCGGCATCTTCACGCGCTCGGATGCGACGCGTGCCCGCGCCAACATCCAGTTCCACGTGCAGCCGCTGTCACTCGACAAGTTCGGTGATCCCCTGCACCGCTTCCCCGCGATCACGGTGAGCGCCTGCAATCTGCAGCCGACCTCGCGCGGCACCGTGCGGCTGCGTTCTGCGAGCCCCGACGAGAAGCCGATCATTGCGCCGAATTATCTGTCGACCGACGACGACCGCCAGGTCGGCGCCGATGCGATCCGCACCACGCGACGCCTGATGCAGCAGAAGGCGCTGGCAAAATATCGCCCGAGCGAATATCTGCCCGGCCCCACCGTGGGCGACGACGATGCCTCGCTCGCCAAAGCCGCCGGCGACATCGGCACCACCATCTTCCATCCCGTCGGCACCGCGAAGATGGGCGCGGTGAGCGATCCGATGGCGGTGGTCGACGAGCGCCTGCGCTTCTACGGCCTGGGCGGGCTTCGCGTCGTCGATGCCTCGATCATGCCGACCATCACGTCGGGCAACACCAACACGCCGACCGCGATGATCGCCGAGAAGGGCGCGACGATGATCCTGGAGGATGCGAAGTAG
- the ispH gene encoding 4-hydroxy-3-methylbut-2-enyl diphosphate reductase has protein sequence MEVYLAQPRGFCAGVVRAIEIVERALEKYGPPVYVRHEIVHNKYVVESLKDKGAIFVEELSEVPPKAVTVFSAHGVARSVEEEAAARDLPVLNATCPLVTKVHNQGKRYITRGRTLILIGHAGHPEVEGTMGQVPAPVLLVQSVEEVKTLDLPADAPVAYITQTTLSVDDTKDIISALQSRFTDIQGPDIRDICYATQNRQSAVRDLSKLVDVILVVGAANSSNSNRLREIGTEAGVASYLIADGSELNPEWLKNAGSVGITAGASAPEVLVDDVIEAMRRIGPVKVQVLPGREENIEFRLPAQLAAS, from the coding sequence ATGGAAGTTTATCTGGCGCAACCGCGCGGCTTCTGCGCGGGCGTGGTGCGTGCGATCGAGATCGTGGAACGGGCGCTGGAGAAGTATGGCCCGCCCGTCTACGTGCGCCACGAGATCGTGCACAACAAATACGTCGTCGAGAGCTTGAAGGACAAAGGGGCGATCTTCGTCGAGGAACTGTCCGAGGTGCCGCCGAAGGCGGTGACCGTCTTCAGCGCCCATGGCGTCGCCCGCAGTGTCGAGGAAGAGGCCGCTGCGCGCGACCTTCCCGTGCTCAATGCCACCTGTCCGCTGGTCACGAAAGTTCACAATCAGGGGAAGCGCTACATCACCAGAGGCCGCACGCTGATCCTGATCGGCCATGCCGGCCACCCCGAGGTCGAGGGCACGATGGGCCAGGTTCCCGCCCCCGTGCTGCTCGTTCAAAGCGTCGAAGAGGTTAAGACCCTGGATTTGCCGGCAGATGCGCCAGTGGCCTACATCACCCAGACCACCCTGTCGGTCGACGACACCAAAGATATCATTTCGGCCCTTCAGTCCCGCTTTACAGATATTCAAGGCCCCGATATCCGGGATATCTGCTATGCGACACAGAACCGCCAATCTGCGGTAAGGGACTTGAGCAAGCTGGTCGACGTGATCTTGGTGGTGGGCGCTGCCAATAGCTCGAATTCGAACCGGCTTCGCGAAATCGGCACCGAGGCCGGCGTCGCGAGTTATTTGATTGCCGACGGCAGCGAGCTCAATCCGGAGTGGTTGAAGAATGCGGGAAGCGTCGGCATCACGGCCGGCGCTTCGGCGCCTGAGGTACTCGTGGATGACGTGATTGAAGCGATGCGGCGGATCGGACCGGTCAAGGTCCAGGTATTGCCGGGCCGCGAGGAAAACATCGAATTCCGGCTTCCGGCCCAATTGGCTGCGAGCTGA
- a CDS encoding metallophosphoesterase family protein produces the protein MSGHDHGDDGVSRRKVLECMTWAGTGVLWTVTGGVPRSLGIIDSAQAATAATPGMTFLQISDSHVGFDKPANPNALGTLEEAVNKINAMPVKPSFMIHTGDITHLSKAAEFDNAERIISQSKLDVHYVPGEHDFLDEEVKFYRERYGRGTKGAGWYSFDAGGVHFVGLVNVVDLKGGGLGNLGAEQLAWLEDDLRGKSKSTPIVLFAHIPLWTVYPEWGWGTEDGGRALEYVKGFGSVTVLNGHIHQVMQKVEGNVTFHTARSTAFPQPAPGAAPSPGPMKVEDAKLRSMLGVASINFKQNEQRLAIIDTPLQG, from the coding sequence ATGAGCGGACACGATCACGGGGACGACGGCGTCAGCCGCCGCAAGGTGCTGGAATGCATGACCTGGGCCGGCACCGGGGTGCTCTGGACCGTCACGGGCGGCGTGCCGCGGTCGCTCGGCATCATCGATTCCGCGCAGGCTGCGACCGCGGCGACGCCCGGCATGACCTTCCTGCAGATCAGCGACAGCCATGTCGGCTTCGACAAGCCGGCCAATCCCAACGCGCTCGGCACGCTCGAGGAGGCCGTCAACAAGATCAACGCGATGCCGGTCAAGCCCTCGTTCATGATCCACACCGGCGACATCACCCATCTGTCCAAGGCCGCCGAGTTCGACAATGCCGAGCGCATCATCTCGCAGAGCAAGCTCGACGTGCATTACGTGCCCGGTGAGCACGACTTCCTCGACGAAGAGGTGAAGTTCTATCGCGAGCGCTACGGCCGCGGCACCAAGGGCGCCGGCTGGTACTCCTTCGACGCCGGCGGCGTCCACTTCGTCGGCCTCGTCAACGTCGTCGACCTCAAGGGTGGCGGTCTCGGCAATCTCGGCGCCGAACAGCTCGCTTGGCTCGAGGACGATCTCCGCGGCAAATCGAAATCGACCCCAATCGTGCTGTTCGCCCATATTCCGCTCTGGACCGTCTATCCGGAATGGGGCTGGGGCACCGAGGACGGCGGCCGCGCACTGGAATACGTCAAGGGTTTCGGCTCGGTCACCGTGCTCAACGGGCACATCCACCAGGTGATGCAGAAGGTCGAAGGCAACGTGACCTTCCACACCGCGCGCTCGACCGCCTTCCCGCAGCCGGCGCCGGGAGCCGCCCCCTCGCCCGGCCCGATGAAGGTCGAGGACGCAAAGCTGCGTTCGATGCTCGGCGTCGCCAGCATCAACTTCAAGCAGAACGAGCAGCGGCTCGCGATCATCGACACGCCGCTCCAGGGTTGA
- the hpnO gene encoding aminobacteriohopanetriol synthase HpnO, with product MHSPNPDMSQLFADRQAQRSTLHNRYLNEQFVRVLKTIGYDVGFQKGQGQYLYDRDGARYLDLLSGFGVFAIGRNHPVMRDALKSVLDADLPNLVQFDVSVLAGVLAERLLKYVPYLDKVFFANSGAECVEAAIKFARGATGRPGIVYCAHGYHGLTYGALSLTGDSNFRTGFEPLLPGCTSIPFNDLAALEKALASREVAAFVVEPIQGKGVNLPTDEFLPGAAALCKKYGTLFVADEIQTGMGRTGRFLAVEHWNVEPDMVLLSKSLSGGHVPVGAVLTRKAIFDKIFNQMDRAVVHGSTFSKNDLAMAAGIATLDVMESEKLIESAAKRGAELRLALTRMVPGYELMKEVRGKGLMIGVEFGPPKSLRLRASWNVLEAANKGLFCQLITVPLFKDHKILTQVAGHGSHTIKLLPPLTITEEDCSWIEKAFDDVIAGSHKVPGAIWSLGKTLVDNAVRRSA from the coding sequence ATGCACAGCCCAAATCCAGACATGTCTCAGCTTTTCGCGGACCGTCAGGCCCAGCGCAGCACCCTGCATAATCGGTATCTGAACGAGCAGTTCGTTCGGGTTCTCAAGACCATCGGCTACGATGTCGGCTTCCAGAAGGGGCAGGGGCAGTATCTCTACGATCGCGACGGCGCGCGCTATCTCGATTTGCTGTCCGGCTTTGGCGTGTTCGCGATCGGGCGCAATCATCCGGTCATGCGCGATGCGCTCAAGAGCGTGCTCGATGCCGACTTGCCCAACCTCGTCCAATTCGACGTCTCGGTACTGGCCGGCGTGCTCGCCGAGCGGCTGCTGAAATATGTCCCGTATCTGGACAAGGTGTTCTTCGCCAATTCCGGCGCCGAATGCGTCGAAGCCGCGATCAAGTTCGCGCGAGGCGCCACCGGCCGCCCCGGTATCGTCTACTGCGCCCACGGCTATCACGGCCTGACCTATGGCGCGCTGTCGCTGACGGGTGATTCGAACTTCCGCACCGGGTTCGAGCCGCTGCTTCCTGGCTGCACCTCGATCCCGTTCAATGATCTGGCCGCGCTGGAAAAGGCGCTGGCCTCGCGCGAGGTCGCAGCCTTCGTGGTCGAGCCGATCCAGGGCAAGGGCGTCAACTTGCCCACAGACGAGTTCCTGCCGGGCGCGGCCGCACTCTGCAAGAAATACGGCACGCTGTTCGTCGCCGACGAAATCCAGACCGGCATGGGCCGCACCGGCCGCTTCCTCGCGGTCGAGCACTGGAACGTCGAGCCCGACATGGTGCTGCTGTCGAAGTCGCTGTCGGGCGGCCACGTGCCTGTCGGTGCGGTGCTGACGCGCAAGGCCATCTTCGACAAGATTTTTAATCAGATGGATCGCGCCGTGGTGCACGGTTCCACCTTCTCCAAGAACGATCTGGCGATGGCCGCGGGCATCGCCACGCTCGATGTCATGGAGTCCGAGAAGCTGATCGAGTCCGCTGCCAAGCGCGGCGCCGAGCTACGCCTGGCGCTGACGCGGATGGTGCCCGGCTACGAGCTGATGAAGGAAGTGCGCGGCAAGGGCCTGATGATCGGGGTCGAGTTCGGTCCGCCCAAGTCGCTGCGGCTGCGCGCCTCCTGGAACGTGCTGGAAGCCGCCAACAAGGGCCTGTTCTGCCAGCTCATCACCGTGCCGCTGTTCAAGGACCACAAGATCCTCACGCAAGTGGCTGGCCACGGCAGCCACACCATCAAGCTGCTGCCGCCGCTCACCATCACCGAGGAGGACTGCAGCTGGATCGAGAAGGCGTTCGACGACGTCATCGCCGGCAGCCACAAGGTCCCCGGCGCGATCTGGTCGCTCGGCAAGACGCTGGTGGACAACGCGGTGCGACGGTCGGCGTAG
- a CDS encoding cupredoxin domain-containing protein: MKTLNRRDFGVAVAAAILLPVTTARADETSMEVHIDNFVFQPAELKIKVGTTVTWTNRDDIPHTVVSAGKFRSKTLDTDDKFSFTFTNAGDYKYFCSLHPHMTGMIKVE, from the coding sequence ATGAAGACACTCAATCGCCGCGACTTCGGGGTCGCTGTGGCCGCGGCCATCCTGCTCCCCGTCACCACTGCCCGTGCCGACGAAACCAGCATGGAAGTGCATATCGACAATTTCGTCTTCCAGCCGGCCGAGCTCAAGATCAAGGTCGGCACCACCGTGACCTGGACCAACCGGGACGACATCCCGCACACCGTGGTGTCGGCCGGTAAGTTCAGGTCCAAGACCCTGGACACCGACGACAAGTTCTCGTTCACCTTCACCAATGCGGGCGACTACAAATATTTTTGTTCGCTGCACCCGCACATGACGGGGATGATCAAGGTTGAGTAA